Proteins encoded by one window of Flavobacterium sp. N502540:
- a CDS encoding MgtC/SapB family protein, with protein MDVEFELLLSAKLLLAFLLGGIIGIEREREQQNAGVRTFACICVASCLFVSIAAHLTEDKSAIARMLAAIATGLGFIGAGLIFRDEKNLPKGLTTASGLWTTSAVGMAIALNMFVIAICSTAIILLIFTINQFSWYRKFVGKLFKDKNLKK; from the coding sequence ATGGATGTAGAATTTGAACTGTTGCTTTCTGCCAAACTACTTTTGGCGTTTTTATTGGGAGGAATTATTGGTATTGAGAGAGAAAGAGAACAGCAGAATGCGGGTGTGCGAACTTTTGCGTGTATCTGTGTAGCTTCTTGCCTTTTTGTTTCTATTGCTGCTCATCTCACCGAGGATAAATCGGCTATTGCAAGAATGCTTGCGGCTATTGCAACAGGACTTGGTTTTATAGGAGCAGGACTTATTTTTAGAGATGAAAAAAATTTGCCTAAGGGATTAACAACTGCATCTGGTTTATGGACGACTTCGGCTGTAGGTATGGCCATCGCACTCAATATGTTTGTAATTGCAATCTGCTCGACGGCCATTATCCTTTTGATTTTTACCATCAATCAGTTTTCATGGTATAGAAAGTTTGTCGGGAAATTATTTAAAGATAAGAATCTGAAAAAGTAA
- a CDS encoding HD domain-containing protein has protein sequence MESKIKNAQQILNFMHMAENLKKLIRHSWLSDGRQESVAEHTWRMSLLYLLVEPYLAISLDSRKVLEMITIHDIVEAIAGDIPAFEQFDNDVKTQKIANEIKAIESIREELGSENGGKFYNLWYEFENKVSNESKVANALDKLEAQIQHNEADIDTWLDIEKEMLFMLDKHVNFNNFLTILKDVIVQEGITKLKSAELNN, from the coding sequence ATGGAATCAAAAATTAAAAACGCACAGCAAATTTTAAACTTTATGCATATGGCAGAGAATTTAAAGAAATTAATCCGTCACAGCTGGCTCTCTGATGGCCGACAGGAGAGTGTTGCGGAACATACCTGGCGAATGTCTCTCCTCTATTTGCTGGTCGAACCTTACCTTGCTATCTCTCTGGATAGTCGCAAGGTTCTAGAAATGATTACCATTCACGATATAGTAGAAGCGATAGCTGGTGACATTCCGGCTTTTGAACAGTTTGATAATGATGTCAAAACGCAAAAAATAGCCAACGAAATTAAAGCCATTGAGAGTATTCGCGAAGAACTCGGTTCTGAAAATGGAGGTAAGTTTTATAATCTCTGGTATGAATTTGAGAACAAAGTAAGTAACGAATCAAAAGTGGCTAATGCTTTGGATAAATTAGAAGCTCAGATTCAACATAACGAAGCAGATATCGACACTTGGCTTGATATTGAGAAGGAAATGCTTTTCATGCTGGATAAACACGTCAATTTCAACAATTTCCTCACCATTTTGAAAGATGTAATTGTTCAGGAAGGAATAACAAAACTTAAATCAGCCGAATTAAATAACTAA
- a CDS encoding bestrophin family protein, with protein MLLNRRISLLYFVNEIRSQIVLIVLFAISIGLLDMHPLFQQVSLPLSIPALVGTAVSLLLAFRTAQSYERWWEARTVWGAIVNDSRTLIRQIIQFTPKENKEIADAFTERQIIWLYALGESLRKQQFSSRVQTYLDTFRIKASNIPNALLDKHSLNIAELASQGLISEFKQVQLNETLARLCDSMGKCERLKNTVFPKSYSVLVHTLIYVFAAILPFGLEDSQLMVEILITILIPVLFISIEKTAIIMQDPFENTPVDTPMTSLAKTIEINLLEMTGAENIPVKEKNELYYEM; from the coding sequence ATGTTATTAAATAGAAGAATATCACTTTTGTACTTTGTTAATGAGATTAGATCACAGATTGTATTGATCGTACTATTTGCGATATCAATTGGACTGCTCGACATGCATCCCTTATTTCAGCAGGTATCTCTACCGTTAAGTATTCCGGCACTAGTGGGTACTGCGGTTTCTCTTCTTCTTGCTTTTCGGACAGCACAGTCTTATGAAAGATGGTGGGAAGCCCGAACCGTTTGGGGAGCGATAGTAAATGATTCCAGGACTTTAATCCGGCAAATAATCCAATTTACACCAAAAGAAAATAAAGAGATTGCTGATGCTTTTACAGAAAGACAGATCATCTGGCTTTATGCATTGGGAGAGTCATTGCGCAAACAGCAGTTTTCATCAAGGGTGCAGACTTATCTTGATACTTTTCGCATCAAAGCATCTAATATCCCTAATGCTTTGTTGGATAAACACTCCCTGAACATCGCAGAATTGGCATCACAAGGACTAATTTCAGAGTTTAAACAGGTGCAGTTAAATGAAACATTAGCAAGGCTTTGTGACAGTATGGGCAAATGTGAACGTTTAAAAAATACCGTTTTTCCAAAATCATACAGTGTATTGGTTCATACCCTGATCTATGTATTTGCAGCGATACTTCCTTTTGGGCTTGAAGACTCACAGTTGATGGTAGAGATTCTTATAACGATATTGATTCCTGTTCTGTTTATTTCCATAGAAAAAACAGCAATTATAATGCAGGATCCTTTTGAAAACACTCCTGTTGACACGCCAATGACTTCACTCGCAAAGACAATCGAGATCAATCTGCTCGAAATGACAGGGGCAGAAAATATCCCTGTAAAGGAAAAAAATGAGCTTTATTACGAGATGTAA
- a CDS encoding TonB-dependent receptor, producing the protein MKVKVLLPLLGCLMMLLTASASFAQTGTIKGTVSLSNDEAADNISVTLKGTKIGTTTDAQGNYEIKNIRPGNYILKVSVIGFSSKEKNIEVSAGSNLVENFTLLTTSEALTEVFVKGNANKYTKSESQYVSRMTIKNLENAQVYNVVTKELIKDQLVTNQDEALKNVPGLYQLWAATNRAGDGASWYSLRGFTTQSLVRNGLAGKVNSNTDAVNLERIEVIKGPSATLFGNVVSSYGGLINRVTKKPYDNFGGEISYQNGSYGFNRLTADINTPINDDHTALFRLNAAFGNANTFQDFGYSKSFFVAPSFAYKVNDKLTISIDAEIGNQDNSGMPLIYLPFGVSIADLGVNNAKNLDVNFKRSFLGDEFMTNTKTLNVFAQALYQISDEWTSQTVFSSSSNKASGLQTWFYLLKDQEFSRNAWDANGKDNAIEFQQNFNGDFKIGSMRNRFLVGGDIYYGSNKLVYQSLPGYAPYDTVKYSGAITNYYDFNPTNVKDALTGKGNSPYTTNSSIATYSVYVADAINITERLILSAAVRFDHFQNKGSFDPASNTKADNFSQNAFSPKFGAVYQIVKDQVSVFGNYQNSFTNKGFLNANVGGKLEMKQFDPEKANQLEVGVKVNAFQNKVSATFSYYDIKVDNIVIADPNLPNASIQNGTQYSKGFEVELTANPIPGLNLLVGYSNNNSKLNDLRPVTAGPENLINYWFSYNLQRTKLKGLGLGFGGNYGDATYIYNNGPGQTFELPSYAVVNAALYYDQPKYRVSLKVNNLTDQLYFNGYTTINVQAPRTVMGSLTYKF; encoded by the coding sequence ATGAAAGTAAAAGTACTATTGCCACTTTTGGGCTGTTTGATGATGCTGCTTACAGCTTCTGCATCATTTGCACAGACTGGTACAATAAAAGGAACGGTTTCATTGTCTAATGATGAGGCAGCAGATAATATCTCTGTAACACTGAAAGGAACAAAGATTGGAACTACCACTGACGCTCAGGGAAATTATGAGATCAAGAACATCAGACCCGGAAATTATATTCTGAAGGTTTCGGTAATTGGGTTTTCATCTAAAGAAAAAAATATTGAAGTTTCAGCAGGAAGTAATCTTGTCGAAAATTTCACACTGCTAACTACATCTGAGGCACTTACAGAAGTATTTGTAAAAGGGAATGCTAATAAATATACCAAATCTGAAAGTCAGTATGTATCGAGAATGACGATTAAAAACCTTGAAAATGCACAGGTTTATAATGTCGTTACTAAAGAGCTGATTAAAGATCAGTTGGTAACCAATCAGGATGAGGCATTAAAAAATGTACCGGGTTTATATCAATTATGGGCAGCAACAAACCGTGCCGGTGACGGAGCATCATGGTATTCCTTACGTGGATTTACCACTCAGAGTTTAGTGAGAAATGGTCTTGCCGGAAAAGTAAACAGTAACACTGATGCGGTAAATTTAGAAAGAATCGAAGTGATAAAAGGGCCATCAGCAACACTTTTTGGAAATGTGGTTTCTTCTTACGGTGGATTAATCAATCGTGTAACTAAAAAACCTTATGATAATTTTGGTGGAGAAATTTCATATCAAAACGGAAGTTATGGTTTTAACCGTTTAACGGCCGATATCAATACTCCAATTAATGATGACCATACGGCATTGTTCAGATTGAATGCTGCTTTTGGAAATGCGAATACTTTTCAGGATTTCGGTTACTCAAAGAGTTTTTTCGTAGCGCCGTCTTTTGCTTATAAAGTAAACGATAAACTAACCATCTCTATCGATGCCGAAATTGGAAATCAGGACAACTCTGGTATGCCTTTAATTTATCTTCCTTTTGGAGTTTCTATTGCTGACTTAGGCGTTAATAATGCTAAGAATTTGGATGTTAATTTCAAAAGATCATTTTTAGGAGATGAATTTATGACCAACACCAAAACATTAAACGTTTTTGCACAGGCTCTTTATCAAATTTCAGACGAATGGACTTCTCAAACGGTATTTAGCAGCAGTTCTAATAAAGCAAGTGGTTTACAAACATGGTTTTACCTTTTGAAAGATCAGGAATTCTCTAGAAACGCCTGGGATGCAAATGGAAAAGATAACGCGATCGAATTCCAACAAAACTTTAATGGAGATTTCAAAATTGGATCTATGAGAAACCGCTTCTTAGTAGGTGGTGATATCTATTACGGTTCAAATAAATTAGTGTACCAAAGTTTACCGGGTTATGCGCCGTATGATACGGTAAAGTATTCAGGAGCGATAACTAATTATTACGACTTTAACCCAACAAATGTAAAGGATGCACTTACGGGAAAAGGGAATTCTCCTTATACTACTAATAGTTCTATAGCAACCTATAGTGTTTATGTAGCAGATGCAATCAACATTACAGAAAGATTAATTCTTTCGGCGGCGGTACGTTTTGATCATTTTCAAAATAAGGGATCATTTGATCCTGCTTCGAATACAAAAGCGGACAATTTTTCTCAAAATGCTTTCTCACCAAAATTTGGTGCCGTGTATCAAATCGTAAAAGATCAGGTATCTGTTTTCGGAAATTACCAAAATAGTTTTACCAATAAAGGATTCTTAAATGCTAATGTTGGCGGGAAGCTTGAAATGAAACAGTTTGATCCTGAAAAAGCAAATCAGCTTGAAGTTGGTGTGAAAGTGAATGCTTTCCAGAATAAAGTAAGCGCAACTTTTAGTTACTATGATATCAAAGTTGACAATATTGTAATCGCAGATCCGAATCTTCCAAATGCGAGCATACAAAACGGAACACAATATAGTAAAGGTTTTGAAGTAGAGCTTACCGCTAATCCAATTCCGGGATTGAACCTTCTTGTGGGGTATTCTAATAATAACTCTAAATTAAATGACTTAAGACCTGTAACTGCAGGACCTGAAAATTTAATCAACTACTGGTTCAGTTATAATCTTCAAAGAACCAAACTGAAAGGATTAGGTTTAGGATTTGGAGGGAATTATGGAGACGCTACTTACATTTACAATAACGGACCTGGTCAAACTTTCGAGCTTCCGTCATATGCTGTGGTTAACGCTGCTTTGTACTACGATCAGCCAAAATACAGAGTGTCTTTGAAAGTAAATAACTTAACAGACCAATTGTATTTTAATGGTTATACGACAATTAATGTTCAGGCTCCACGTACCGTTATGGGAAGTTTAACTTATAAATTCTAG
- a CDS encoding TonB-dependent receptor, with protein sequence MRIYSLLIVFFTISSLSAQQASKTNPQSQDSVLPDKSKSDNELKEIVISATRQVESLNEVPSSVTILSKKQIQQQLSISSNLSDILGTTVPGLGFTTNRTQNLGQTLRGRRVLVMIDGIPQSTPLRDGAKDMRSLDPTVLDRVEVIKGATAIYGNGADGGLINYITKKPTTDKAISGSTEAGTAFSLIKPKGTAGFFVSQQFNGKIKKFDYVVSGRYEETGLYRDAKGRVLSPEYGMNDLRNWNAFAKIGYDFNANNRLELMYNYFKSTQHTDYIAKAGVYGNFDRPTTGIRGSRPGEPEGTPYNHNAALSYIGENIIGNTDINATLYFQDYLTLINYSDFFENKGQPATQSKKFGFRLNLNSPYEINSLISGNVTYGVDILSDITDTHLTDNRLVIPEMSMTNFAPYFQIKNMFGPNLVFKTGLRLENVNIDVPDYTTIGIRNYVNGTYVGGGVAVNGGALHFNALMFNAGLRYTKWNLFKPFVSFSQSFSVADLGLVLRAAKENTVNNTSIKAVTANNYEFGFSGGVDQLSYEAAVYYSTSKLGASYVYIDGNPQISRSPEKIYGFELSAKYRLHSKIDIGASYSFTEGKRELADKKVYLGGDRINPPKITAYTVFRPIEDWSIFLQMINTPGRDRFEPVNGAYTYGTGPIKSFTAFNLSSSYTFMKKSTIRLGVENLFNKDYYTVISQWQSNNMNYVKENGTRLTLSFTQAF encoded by the coding sequence ATGCGAATTTATTCTTTGCTGATCGTGTTCTTTACTATAAGTTCACTTTCTGCACAACAAGCTTCTAAAACAAATCCCCAAAGTCAAGACAGTGTTTTACCTGATAAATCAAAATCTGACAATGAATTAAAAGAAATTGTTATTTCTGCCACAAGACAAGTCGAAAGTTTAAATGAAGTTCCTTCTTCAGTAACGATACTTTCAAAGAAACAAATACAACAACAATTAAGCATAAGCTCCAATTTAAGTGATATTCTGGGTACAACAGTACCGGGCTTAGGTTTTACCACGAATAGAACTCAGAATTTAGGTCAGACTTTACGTGGCCGCCGCGTGTTGGTAATGATTGATGGTATTCCGCAATCTACACCTTTAAGAGACGGAGCAAAAGACATGCGTTCTCTGGATCCTACAGTGCTGGATCGTGTTGAAGTTATTAAAGGCGCTACCGCAATTTACGGTAACGGTGCTGATGGTGGTTTGATCAATTACATTACAAAAAAACCAACTACCGATAAAGCAATAAGCGGATCAACAGAGGCTGGGACAGCTTTTTCCCTGATTAAACCTAAAGGAACTGCGGGTTTCTTTGTATCACAGCAGTTCAACGGGAAAATTAAGAAATTCGATTATGTAGTTAGTGGCCGTTATGAAGAAACAGGACTTTATCGCGATGCAAAAGGACGTGTCCTTTCACCGGAATATGGAATGAACGATCTTAGAAACTGGAACGCTTTTGCTAAAATCGGATATGATTTTAACGCTAACAATCGCCTGGAATTAATGTACAATTATTTCAAAAGTACCCAACACACAGATTATATCGCCAAAGCCGGAGTGTATGGAAATTTTGATCGGCCTACAACTGGAATCAGAGGGTCACGTCCCGGAGAACCGGAAGGAACACCTTATAACCACAATGCTGCTTTAAGTTATATTGGGGAGAATATTATTGGAAATACAGATATTAATGCTACACTCTATTTTCAAGATTATCTTACACTTATTAACTATAGTGACTTTTTTGAAAACAAAGGACAACCTGCTACACAAAGTAAAAAATTTGGTTTTCGTTTGAATTTAAACAGTCCATACGAAATTAACTCTCTTATATCCGGTAATGTTACTTATGGGGTGGATATTCTTTCAGATATTACAGATACTCATCTTACTGATAACAGATTGGTTATTCCGGAAATGAGTATGACCAATTTCGCACCTTACTTTCAAATTAAGAACATGTTTGGACCAAACTTGGTATTTAAAACCGGTTTGAGACTTGAAAATGTAAACATTGACGTTCCTGACTATACCACCATTGGTATTCGTAATTATGTAAACGGAACTTACGTAGGCGGAGGTGTCGCAGTAAACGGCGGAGCCTTACATTTTAATGCACTAATGTTCAACGCCGGACTGCGTTATACAAAATGGAACTTGTTCAAACCTTTTGTAAGTTTTTCTCAAAGTTTCAGTGTAGCCGATTTAGGTTTAGTATTACGTGCTGCAAAAGAAAACACCGTTAACAACACTTCTATAAAAGCGGTTACTGCCAATAATTATGAATTTGGATTCTCCGGAGGCGTAGATCAATTATCTTATGAAGCGGCTGTTTATTACAGTACTTCTAAATTAGGGGCTTCTTATGTTTATATCGACGGTAATCCACAAATTTCCCGTTCACCTGAAAAGATCTATGGTTTTGAGTTATCAGCAAAATACCGTCTTCATTCCAAAATAGATATCGGAGCCAGTTATTCCTTTACAGAAGGGAAACGTGAACTTGCCGACAAAAAAGTGTATTTAGGAGGTGACCGCATCAATCCGCCAAAAATAACAGCTTATACTGTATTCAGGCCTATCGAAGACTGGTCCATTTTTCTGCAAATGATCAATACACCGGGAAGAGACAGATTTGAGCCTGTTAATGGAGCTTATACTTATGGAACAGGACCAATAAAATCATTCACCGCTTTTAATCTTTCTTCGAGTTATACTTTTATGAAAAAAAGTACGATACGTTTAGGTGTTGAGAATTTATTTAACAAAGACTATTATACGGTTATTTCACAATGGCAATCGAACAATATGAATTATGTGAAAGAAAATGGTACACGATTGACCTTAAGCTTTACACAAGCATTCTAA
- a CDS encoding class I SAM-dependent methyltransferase, giving the protein MDIVKHNRSAWDNYVEKKDRWTIPVSEQELENAKNGNWNIVLTPIKMVPHNWFPDLKGLKILGLASGGGQQGPILAALGADVTIFDNSEKQLQQDQNLSDKFNLNIKTVQGDMKDLSVFPDNFFDLIFNPCSIVFVDNVLPVWQECFRVLKPNGILMTGLINPISFQLDEENLKLIYKQPFSDLYSLPAEKLKELKKNNEALVFGHSLTDQINGQLEVGFSLTNLYEDNWGEENRIDEFFPSFIATRAIKRVK; this is encoded by the coding sequence ATGGACATTGTAAAACATAACAGATCGGCTTGGGACAATTATGTTGAAAAAAAAGATCGCTGGACAATTCCTGTTTCCGAACAAGAATTAGAAAATGCAAAAAATGGAAACTGGAATATTGTTTTGACACCGATAAAAATGGTCCCTCACAATTGGTTTCCCGACCTGAAAGGCTTGAAAATTTTAGGACTCGCATCCGGTGGCGGACAACAAGGGCCAATTCTTGCTGCTTTGGGGGCAGACGTTACCATTTTTGACAATTCTGAAAAACAATTGCAGCAAGACCAAAATTTAAGCGACAAATTTAACCTTAACATCAAAACTGTTCAAGGTGACATGAAAGATCTTTCTGTATTTCCAGACAATTTTTTTGACCTGATTTTTAATCCTTGTTCAATAGTCTTTGTTGACAATGTTTTGCCTGTCTGGCAGGAATGTTTTCGGGTTCTGAAACCAAACGGAATTTTAATGACAGGCTTAATCAATCCTATTTCATTTCAACTTGACGAAGAAAACTTGAAGTTAATTTACAAACAGCCTTTTTCAGACTTGTATTCATTGCCGGCAGAAAAATTAAAAGAACTGAAAAAAAACAATGAAGCTTTGGTATTTGGGCATAGTTTGACCGACCAAATTAATGGCCAATTAGAGGTTGGTTTTAGCTTGACAAATCTGTATGAAGACAATTGGGGTGAAGAAAACAGGATAGATGAATTTTTTCCTTCTTTCATAGCAACAAGAGCCATAAAACGAGTAAAATAA
- a CDS encoding AraC family transcriptional regulator has product MALVTKVKTYHFLPYKYGSELLLDIGRIETLENFVLDNTLHQLSFYEILFIEEGAGTITLNENKIVINPRTIIFTSPGQVRCWEIEEAVKGYTLFFEKDFLYLFFSDELFLYRFQYFHQYSRPTEMQVSETAFAKCHELLYGIALEFGQLQNDSSHLIRSLLYQLLVILNRYYADVHNVQRDTYVHLDFYRFRSLLEKRFTADHTVEAYSKALNISSGFLNKICKQFSGLSAQQMIHYKLISEIKKQLCQNKSAKEISYEFGFSDPSNFNRFFKKITGTTPQQYRKK; this is encoded by the coding sequence ATGGCATTAGTCACAAAAGTTAAAACATATCATTTTCTTCCCTATAAGTACGGTTCGGAATTGCTGTTAGATATCGGACGTATCGAAACATTGGAAAATTTTGTATTAGACAATACCTTACATCAGCTTAGTTTTTACGAAATTCTTTTCATCGAAGAGGGAGCGGGTACTATTACATTGAACGAAAATAAGATAGTAATAAACCCTCGGACTATTATTTTCACAAGTCCGGGACAAGTGCGTTGTTGGGAGATTGAGGAGGCGGTAAAAGGGTATACTCTTTTCTTTGAAAAAGATTTTCTTTATCTTTTTTTCTCGGATGAACTATTTCTGTATCGATTTCAGTATTTTCACCAATATTCTCGTCCAACCGAGATGCAGGTATCTGAAACAGCATTCGCAAAATGTCATGAACTTTTATATGGAATTGCACTGGAATTTGGTCAGCTTCAGAATGACAGCAGTCATTTGATCAGGTCGCTTCTGTATCAATTGCTCGTAATTCTCAATCGATACTATGCAGATGTTCATAATGTTCAAAGAGATACTTATGTTCATTTAGACTTTTATAGATTTCGATCTTTGCTGGAAAAGAGATTCACAGCAGATCATACTGTTGAAGCTTATTCAAAAGCGCTTAATATCAGTTCGGGATTTCTTAATAAAATCTGCAAACAATTTAGCGGATTATCAGCCCAGCAAATGATTCATTACAAGCTGATTTCGGAAATAAAGAAACAACTTTGTCAAAACAAATCCGCAAAAGAGATTTCATACGAGTTTGGTTTTTCGGATCCATCTAACTTTAATCGCTTCTTTAAAAAAATAACCGGAACTACACCACAACAGTATCGAAAGAAGTAA